One Paraburkholderia phytofirmans OLGA172 genomic window carries:
- the mreC gene encoding rod shape-determining protein MreC yields MEYSPPPLFKQGPSALARLAFFVVLALALLISDARFKTLEIVRGVLGAGLYPLQRAALVPRDIFMGAADLAVTSATLRQENDKLRTKDLQLSQQANTAAELAAENAHLRALLQLSQRSTTQSLPAEIQYDTRDPFTQKVVIGRGAQQGVQDGSPVVNEDGVIGQVTRVFPLQAEVTLLTDKDQAVPVQIVRTGLRSVIYGTPKGDTLDLRFVPISADVQTGDELVTSGLDGVYPPGLPVAKVVRVDKQADTAFARVICLPVAPVRGARQLLVLHYLNNVPPRPAEEPDAVATAKDAKAKKGGKPADSKAAADKSAAKPAEKPAAAAKPAEKPPAKATAPEKKAASEKKPAADKSAKPQATPGAQP; encoded by the coding sequence ATGGAATACAGTCCGCCGCCCCTGTTCAAGCAAGGCCCGTCCGCCCTCGCACGGCTGGCGTTTTTCGTCGTGCTGGCGCTCGCCCTGCTGATCTCCGATGCACGCTTCAAAACGCTCGAAATCGTTCGTGGCGTGCTCGGCGCGGGTCTTTATCCGTTGCAACGCGCAGCCCTCGTGCCGCGCGACATCTTCATGGGCGCGGCCGACCTGGCCGTGACCAGCGCCACGCTGCGCCAGGAGAACGACAAGCTGCGCACCAAAGATCTTCAGCTCTCGCAGCAAGCCAATACAGCCGCCGAACTGGCGGCCGAAAACGCCCATTTGCGCGCGCTGCTGCAACTCTCGCAGCGCTCGACCACACAATCGCTGCCCGCTGAAATCCAGTACGACACGCGCGATCCGTTCACGCAGAAAGTCGTGATCGGCCGCGGTGCGCAGCAAGGCGTCCAGGACGGTTCGCCGGTCGTCAACGAAGACGGCGTGATCGGGCAGGTGACGCGGGTGTTCCCGCTGCAAGCCGAAGTGACGCTGCTCACCGACAAGGACCAGGCGGTGCCGGTGCAGATCGTGCGCACCGGCTTGCGCAGCGTGATTTACGGCACGCCGAAAGGCGATACGCTCGATCTGCGCTTCGTGCCGATCAGCGCCGACGTGCAAACCGGTGACGAACTCGTCACCAGCGGACTCGACGGCGTTTATCCGCCGGGGCTGCCGGTCGCCAAGGTCGTGCGGGTCGACAAACAGGCCGATACGGCCTTTGCACGCGTGATCTGCTTGCCGGTTGCGCCCGTGCGCGGCGCGCGTCAGTTGCTGGTGCTGCACTATCTGAACAATGTGCCGCCGCGTCCGGCGGAAGAGCCCGATGCGGTCGCGACTGCCAAGGACGCGAAAGCGAAGAAGGGCGGCAAGCCCGCGGACAGCAAAGCTGCGGCGGATAAATCCGCTGCGAAGCCTGCTGAAAAGCCGGCCGCTGCTGCCAAGCCCGCTGAAAAACCGCCGGCCAAAGCCACTGCCCCGGAGAAGAAGGCCGCTAGCGAGAAGAAACCGGCCGCTGACAAGAGCGCGAAGCCGCAAGCCACACCTGGGGCCCAGCCATGA
- a CDS encoding rod shape-determining protein: MFGFLRSYFSNDLAIDLGTANTLIYMRGKGIVLDEPSVVSIRQEGGPNGKKTIQAVGKEAKQMLGKVPGNIEAIRPMKDGVIADFTVTEQMIKQFIKTAHESRMFSPSPRIIICVPCGSTQVERRAIKEAAHGAGASQVYLIEEPMAAAIGAGLPVSEATGSMVVDIGGGTTEVGVISLGGIVYKGSVRVGGDKFDEAIVNYIRRNYGMLIGEQTAEAIKKEIGSAFPGSEVKEMEVKGRNLSEGIPRSFTISSNEILEALTDPLNQIVSSVKIALEQTPPELGADIAERGMMLTGGGALLRDLDRLLAEETGLPVLVAEDPLTCVVRGSGMALERMDKLGSIFSYE, from the coding sequence ATGTTCGGTTTTCTGCGCAGTTACTTCTCCAACGACCTGGCGATTGACCTTGGCACTGCCAACACGCTCATCTATATGCGTGGCAAAGGTATCGTTCTTGATGAACCGTCGGTGGTCTCGATTCGCCAGGAAGGCGGTCCCAACGGTAAGAAAACCATCCAGGCGGTCGGCAAGGAAGCCAAGCAGATGCTTGGCAAGGTGCCGGGCAACATCGAGGCGATCCGCCCAATGAAAGACGGCGTGATCGCCGACTTCACCGTCACCGAACAGATGATCAAGCAGTTCATCAAAACTGCTCACGAATCACGCATGTTCTCGCCGTCGCCGCGCATCATCATCTGCGTGCCGTGCGGTTCGACCCAGGTCGAGCGTCGCGCCATTAAAGAAGCCGCACACGGTGCGGGCGCTTCGCAGGTCTACCTCATCGAAGAACCCATGGCAGCGGCAATCGGCGCAGGCCTGCCGGTGTCGGAAGCCACCGGCTCGATGGTCGTCGACATCGGCGGCGGCACGACCGAAGTCGGCGTGATCTCGCTCGGCGGCATCGTGTACAAGGGTTCGGTGCGCGTAGGCGGCGACAAGTTCGACGAAGCTATCGTCAACTACATCCGTCGCAACTACGGCATGCTGATCGGCGAACAAACCGCCGAAGCCATCAAGAAAGAAATCGGCTCCGCGTTCCCGGGTTCCGAAGTCAAGGAAATGGAAGTGAAGGGCCGCAATCTGTCGGAAGGCATTCCGCGCAGCTTCACGATCTCCAGCAACGAAATCCTCGAAGCCCTCACCGATCCGCTGAACCAGATCGTGTCGTCGGTGAAGATCGCACTCGAACAAACGCCGCCGGAACTGGGCGCCGACATCGCCGAGCGCGGCATGATGCTCACGGGCGGCGGCGCACTGCTGCGCGATCTGGATCGCCTGCTCGCCGAAGAAACCGGCCTGCCGGTGCTCGTCGCCGAAGACCCGCTGACCTGTGTTGTGCGCGGCTCGGGCATGGCGCTCGAACGCATGGACAAGCTGGGCAGCATCTTCTCGTACGAGTAA
- the gatC gene encoding Asp-tRNA(Asn)/Glu-tRNA(Gln) amidotransferase subunit GatC — protein sequence MALTLTDVKRIAHLARLELADADAEHTLAQLNDFFGLVEQMQAVDTTGIAPLAHPIEQIEDVALRLRDDAVTETVDREAFQRPAPAVQDGLYLVPKVIE from the coding sequence ATGGCTCTGACCCTGACCGATGTTAAACGCATCGCGCACCTCGCGCGGCTCGAACTGGCTGACGCCGACGCTGAGCACACGCTTGCCCAGCTCAACGATTTCTTCGGCTTAGTCGAGCAAATGCAGGCGGTCGATACCACCGGCATCGCCCCGCTTGCCCATCCGATCGAGCAGATCGAAGACGTCGCGCTGCGTCTGCGTGACGACGCGGTGACCGAAACGGTCGACCGTGAAGCTTTCCAGCGCCCGGCGCCGGCCGTGCAAGACGGCCTGTACCTCGTGCCGAAAGTGATCGAGTAA
- the gatA gene encoding Asp-tRNA(Asn)/Glu-tRNA(Gln) amidotransferase subunit GatA codes for MHEKSLTELRAALAAKECSAVELAQLYLKRIDAANSLNAFIQVDPDLTLAQAKAADALLHTGHAGPLVGLPIAHKDVFVTKGWRSTAGSKMLSNYESPFDATVVARLQNAGMVCVGKTNMDEFAMGSSNENSYFGPVQNPWDRQAVPGGSSGGSAAAVAARLAPAATGTDTGGSIRQPASFSGITGIKPTYGRVSRYGMIAFASSLDQGGPMAQTAADCATLLNAMAGFDERDSTSLTREDEDFTRYIGKTWKEDGADKPLAGLRIGLPKEYFGAGLADDVRTSIDAALKQYEALGATLVEVSLPKTELSIPVYYVIAPAEASSNLSRFDGVRFGHRAAEYRDLLDMYKKSRAEGFGPEVKRRILVGAYVLSHGYYDAYYLQAQKIRRIIAQDFQEAFKQCDVIMGPVAPSVAWDLGAKGDDPVQMYLADIYTLSVSLAGLPGMSVPCGFGAGANAQRPVGLQIIGNYFNEARMLQVADAFQRATDWHRQAPAGV; via the coding sequence ATGCATGAAAAAAGCTTGACCGAACTGCGCGCCGCACTGGCGGCCAAGGAATGCTCCGCAGTCGAACTGGCGCAGCTCTATCTGAAGCGGATCGACGCGGCCAACAGCCTGAACGCCTTCATTCAGGTCGACCCCGATCTGACGCTGGCGCAGGCGAAAGCGGCCGACGCGCTGCTTCACACCGGCCACGCCGGCCCGCTAGTCGGCCTGCCGATCGCCCACAAGGACGTGTTCGTCACCAAGGGCTGGCGCTCCACGGCCGGCTCGAAGATGCTGTCGAACTACGAAAGTCCGTTCGACGCAACGGTGGTCGCACGTCTACAGAACGCCGGCATGGTGTGCGTGGGCAAGACCAATATGGACGAGTTCGCGATGGGCTCGTCCAACGAGAATTCGTACTTTGGCCCCGTGCAGAATCCGTGGGATCGTCAGGCTGTGCCGGGTGGTTCATCGGGCGGCTCGGCGGCTGCGGTCGCGGCGCGCCTCGCGCCCGCTGCCACCGGCACCGATACGGGCGGCTCGATCCGTCAGCCGGCGTCGTTCTCCGGCATCACCGGCATCAAGCCGACGTACGGCCGCGTGTCGCGTTACGGGATGATCGCGTTCGCATCGTCGCTGGATCAGGGCGGTCCGATGGCCCAAACCGCCGCGGATTGCGCCACGCTGCTCAACGCCATGGCCGGTTTCGACGAGCGCGATTCGACCAGCCTCACGCGCGAAGACGAAGACTTCACGCGCTACATCGGCAAGACGTGGAAGGAAGACGGCGCGGACAAACCGCTCGCGGGCCTGCGCATCGGCCTGCCGAAAGAATATTTCGGCGCAGGCCTCGCCGACGACGTGCGCACCTCGATCGACGCCGCCTTGAAGCAATACGAAGCGTTAGGCGCCACGCTGGTGGAAGTCTCGCTGCCGAAAACCGAGCTGTCGATTCCGGTGTACTACGTGATCGCACCGGCGGAAGCCTCGTCGAACCTGTCGCGTTTCGACGGCGTGCGCTTCGGCCATCGCGCGGCGGAATACCGCGATCTGCTCGACATGTACAAGAAGTCGCGTGCCGAAGGCTTCGGTCCGGAAGTGAAGCGCCGTATTCTGGTGGGCGCGTACGTGCTGTCGCATGGCTATTACGACGCGTACTACCTGCAGGCGCAAAAAATTCGCCGCATCATCGCGCAGGACTTCCAGGAAGCGTTCAAGCAGTGCGACGTGATCATGGGGCCGGTCGCGCCGTCGGTGGCGTGGGACCTCGGCGCGAAGGGCGACGATCCGGTGCAGATGTATCTGGCCGACATCTATACGTTGTCAGTGAGCCTCGCCGGTTTGCCGGGCATGAGCGTACCGTGCGGCTTTGGCGCGGGTGCGAATGCGCAGCGTCCGGTGGGTCTGCAGATCATCGGCAACTATTTCAATGAAGCCCGGATGCTGCAAGTGGCCGACGCGTTCCAGCGCGCGACCGACTGGCACCGTCAAGCACCGGCAGGAGTGTGA
- the gatB gene encoding Asp-tRNA(Asn)/Glu-tRNA(Gln) amidotransferase subunit GatB: MAKQWEVVIGLETHAQLSTQSKIFSGAATQFGAAPNTQACPVDLALPGSLPVMNRGAVERAIQFGLAIGSTIAPRSIFARKNYFYPDLPKGYQISQYEIPVVQGGQVTIQVPANEKAGNPAYEKVVNLTRAHLEEDAGKSLHEDFAGMTGIDLNRAGTPLLEIVTEPEMRSAAEAVAYAKTLHTLVTWLGICDGNMQEGSFRCDANVSVRPVGQAEFGTRAEIKNLNSFRFLEEAIQYEVRRQIELIEDGGTVVQETRLYDPDKRETRSMRSKEDAHDYRYFPDPDLMPLVIDAAWVERVKSEMPELPVAIQQRFVSQYGLTPYDANVLTSSKAMAAYYEAVVVKVGPAQAKVAANWLMGEVSSQLNREGLDIAESPVSSAQLALLLQRIADGTISNKIAKEIFLAIWEEQATDEAAADRIIEAKGLKQISDTGALEAIIDEVLAANQKSVEEFRAGKEKAFNALIGQAMKATKGKANPAQVNELLKKKLS; this comes from the coding sequence ATGGCCAAGCAATGGGAAGTCGTGATCGGTCTGGAGACCCACGCGCAACTGTCGACCCAATCGAAGATTTTCTCGGGCGCCGCCACGCAATTCGGCGCTGCGCCGAACACGCAGGCCTGCCCCGTCGATCTGGCCTTGCCGGGCTCGCTGCCGGTGATGAACCGCGGCGCCGTGGAGCGGGCGATTCAATTCGGTCTCGCCATCGGCTCGACGATCGCGCCGCGCAGCATCTTCGCGCGCAAGAATTATTTCTACCCCGATCTGCCGAAGGGCTATCAGATCAGCCAGTACGAAATCCCCGTCGTGCAGGGCGGCCAGGTGACGATTCAGGTCCCGGCTAACGAAAAGGCGGGCAATCCAGCGTACGAGAAGGTCGTCAACCTGACGCGCGCTCACCTCGAAGAAGACGCGGGCAAGTCGCTGCACGAAGACTTCGCGGGCATGACCGGCATCGACCTGAATCGCGCCGGCACGCCGCTGCTGGAAATCGTCACCGAGCCGGAAATGCGCAGCGCGGCGGAAGCCGTTGCATATGCGAAGACGCTGCACACGCTGGTCACCTGGCTCGGCATCTGCGACGGCAACATGCAGGAAGGCTCGTTCCGTTGCGACGCGAACGTGTCGGTGCGCCCGGTCGGTCAAGCGGAATTCGGCACGCGTGCCGAGATCAAGAACCTGAACTCGTTCCGCTTCCTCGAAGAAGCGATCCAGTACGAAGTGCGCCGCCAGATCGAATTGATCGAAGACGGCGGCACGGTGGTGCAGGAAACGCGTCTGTACGATCCCGACAAGCGCGAAACCCGCTCCATGCGCAGCAAGGAAGACGCGCACGACTACCGTTATTTCCCCGATCCCGATCTGATGCCGCTGGTGATCGACGCGGCGTGGGTCGAGCGCGTGAAAAGCGAAATGCCGGAACTGCCGGTCGCGATTCAGCAGCGTTTCGTGTCGCAATATGGTCTCACGCCGTACGACGCGAACGTGCTGACGTCGAGCAAGGCCATGGCCGCATATTACGAAGCGGTGGTCGTGAAGGTCGGTCCGGCTCAGGCCAAGGTAGCGGCTAACTGGTTGATGGGCGAAGTGTCGTCGCAACTGAACCGTGAAGGCCTGGACATCGCGGAGAGCCCGGTTTCGTCGGCGCAACTCGCGCTACTGCTGCAACGTATTGCCGACGGCACGATCTCGAACAAGATCGCCAAGGAAATTTTCCTCGCGATCTGGGAAGAGCAGGCCACCGACGAAGCCGCTGCCGATCGCATCATCGAAGCCAAGGGTTTGAAGCAGATTTCGGACACCGGCGCGCTGGAAGCGATCATCGACGAAGTGCTCGCCGCGAACCAGAAGTCGGTTGAGGAATTCCGCGCCGGCAAGGAAAAGGCGTTCAACGCACTGATCGGCCAAGCGATGAAAGCCACCAAGGGCAAGGCCAATCCGGCACAGGTGAACGAACTGCTGAAGAAGAAGCTGTCCTGA
- a CDS encoding PPK2 family polyphosphate kinase — protein MAKQPELDDFRVPYFEDGKKSGKFSLDAFDPAAKPFSTGSKDADRARLSEIGAKLDTLQERLHAQQKRRVLLVLQGMDTSGKDGTIRAVFHEVDPLGLRIVPFKAPTPVELAHDFLWRVHAQAPAAGELTIFNRSHYEDVLVPTVLGNLDAEAFERRCCHIRQFEKLLADSGTTIIKCMLHISKDEQRVRLQARVDDPSKHWKFDVSDLEARKQWDKYQAAYRDALAATSTDYAPWYMVPADSKTHRNVMVAELLLRTFEALKLEYPPAKESLKGLKIE, from the coding sequence ATGGCGAAGCAACCCGAACTCGACGATTTCCGCGTGCCGTATTTCGAAGACGGGAAGAAGAGCGGCAAATTCTCGCTCGACGCTTTCGACCCGGCCGCGAAGCCCTTTTCGACCGGTTCGAAAGATGCCGACCGGGCGCGTTTGTCGGAGATCGGCGCGAAGCTCGACACACTGCAGGAGCGCCTGCACGCGCAGCAGAAGCGTCGCGTGTTGCTCGTGCTGCAGGGCATGGACACGAGCGGCAAGGACGGCACGATCCGCGCGGTGTTTCATGAAGTCGATCCGCTCGGTTTGCGCATCGTGCCGTTCAAGGCGCCGACGCCCGTTGAACTGGCGCACGATTTTCTATGGCGCGTGCATGCGCAGGCGCCCGCTGCCGGCGAACTGACGATCTTCAATCGCAGTCACTACGAAGATGTGCTGGTGCCGACCGTGCTCGGCAATCTGGATGCCGAAGCGTTCGAACGACGCTGCTGCCACATTCGCCAGTTCGAAAAGCTGCTGGCCGACAGCGGTACGACCATCATCAAGTGCATGTTGCACATTTCGAAAGATGAGCAGCGTGTGCGTCTCCAGGCACGCGTTGACGATCCGAGCAAGCACTGGAAATTCGACGTTTCCGATCTCGAAGCCCGCAAGCAGTGGGACAAATATCAGGCGGCGTACCGCGACGCGCTGGCCGCGACTTCGACCGACTACGCGCCGTGGTATATGGTTCCGGCCGATTCGAAGACGCATCGCAATGTGATGGTCGCCGAATTGCTGCTGCGCACGTTCGAAGCGTTAAAGCTCGAATATCCGCCTGCCAAAGAATCGCTGAAGGGCCTCAAGATCGAGTGA
- a CDS encoding exodeoxyribonuclease III — MLRVITANLNGIRSAAKKGFFDWFGEQKADVLCVQEIKCSQDDLTPEFMSPHGFTGYFQHAVKKGYSGAGVYTRHEPDEVVIGFGSEEFDPEGRYVELRFGKLSVISVYVPSGSSGEDRQQAKFRFMDEFMPHLAELAAEREVIVCGDVNIVHKEIDIKNWKSNQKNSGCLPEEREWLTKLFDEVGYVDVFRTLDQRPEQYTWWSNRGQAYAKNVGWRIDYQIATQGIAGKAKRTDVFRDIKFSDHAPLTVDYDHKVAK, encoded by the coding sequence ATGTTGCGTGTGATTACCGCCAACCTGAACGGCATCCGCTCAGCGGCGAAGAAGGGTTTTTTTGACTGGTTCGGCGAACAGAAGGCCGACGTGCTGTGCGTGCAGGAAATCAAATGCTCACAGGACGATCTGACGCCGGAATTCATGTCGCCGCACGGTTTCACCGGCTATTTCCAGCATGCGGTGAAGAAGGGCTATAGCGGCGCGGGCGTGTACACGCGACATGAGCCCGATGAAGTGGTGATCGGGTTCGGCAGCGAGGAATTCGATCCGGAAGGGCGCTATGTCGAATTGCGCTTCGGCAAACTGTCGGTGATCTCGGTGTACGTGCCGTCGGGATCGAGCGGTGAGGATCGCCAGCAGGCCAAGTTCAGGTTCATGGACGAGTTCATGCCGCATCTCGCGGAACTGGCCGCGGAGCGGGAAGTGATCGTGTGCGGCGACGTGAACATTGTCCACAAAGAGATCGACATCAAGAACTGGAAGAGCAACCAGAAGAATTCAGGCTGCCTGCCGGAAGAGCGCGAATGGCTCACCAAGCTGTTTGACGAAGTGGGTTATGTCGACGTCTTTCGCACTTTGGATCAACGCCCGGAACAGTACACGTGGTGGAGTAATCGCGGTCAGGCGTATGCGAAGAACGTGGGGTGGCGGATCGATTATCAGATCGCGACGCAGGGCATTGCCGGCAAGGCGAAACGCACCGACGTATTCCGCGATATCAAGTTCAGCGACCATGCGCCGCTGACGGTTGATTACGACCACAAGGTGGCGAAGTGA